The Bacillus sp. Y1 genome includes the window GTTAACGCTCGTTGTAGCCCAGGATACTGAGGGTACCTCTGTTTTACAAGAAAACCAAATCTTGAAGGTTTTTTTGTGTACCCTTCGTTTCTAGTTAATACAACTACATTCTTCCCATAACCATCACTCTTGGCCTTTTTTAAAGGAATCGAATCACTAATTCCCCCATCTAGTAAGTATCTACCTTTAAAAAATATTTCTTGTGAAACAAACGGAAGAGAACTCGACGCTTTCAATACCGTCAGCATCTCTTGACCATAATCACTTTTTTTAAAATACACAGGTTCACCCGATGCACAGTCGGTTGTTCCAATGACAAATTCTGTTTTATTTTTATAAAAGGATTCGAAGTCAAACGGTATTAGCCTTGATGGAATTTCATGAAAAATAAAATCCATCCCAAACAACTCCCTATTTTTTATATAATTTTTCAAAGAGAGATAACGTGAATCCGATATATACTCAAGATTCACCTTTTTATTTCTCCCTTTCTGCTGTGATAAATATGAGGCTGCATTACACGCACCAGCAGACACACCAATAACATAAGGAAACGATAATCCGTTCTCTAAGAAGCTCTCTAACACACCTGCCGTATATACTCCGCGCATTCCGCCGCCTTCTAATACAAGACCTGTTCCATCTATAAACACATCATTACTTCCTTTCTACATTCCCTTCATTTACATATTATAACAAATTTTATTTTTCTTACATACAAAAAAGCCCAGATTCCTCTAGGCTTTATGTGTAACAATTATCGGATGAGACGGAAAATTAACGGAATTCGATACGAAGTACCCTCGTACGCTTTAATAGCCCCAATAATCGTAAAGATAAATCCAGCTAGACCAACCACCCAAATGGTTAAAAAACCAATTAAGACCATCATTAAAATAACACTAACAAACGTGTAGACAGAGTAAGAGATAAAAAAGTTCATGTACTCTTTTCCATGGTAATCAATGTATGATGACGAATCTTTTTTAATAAGCCAAATTAGCAAGGGCCCAATAAACACTGTAAAAAAACTAATCACATAAATGGCAGCAGCCAAGGTTCTTTCTTCATTTGTTGGCATTCTATTCACTCCTTTTTATCCTATAGTATTATCTACGGTTGAAATTATGAAAGGTTTCAGGAGATTTATGTACAAATATTCTGACTTGGAGAGTTCTTGTTCAGGACATGCTGCAATAGATATATAGTAGTCAACTTATAGAGAGGTGAAGCAGCTGATGATGTCAAAATTAGAAGCATTTGTACTCGGTATTATTCAGGGATTAACTGAATTTATTCCCATCTCTAGTACTGGTCACTTGTATTTAGGAAGGCATTTATTTGGACTTGATGAAGCGGGTATTTTCTTAGATACGATGCTTCATATCGGCACGCTATTAGCCGTTTTAGTCATTTATAAAAATGAACTCATTACGATAATAAGGAACCCATTTGGAAAGCTTTCTAAACTCGTTATCATTGGTACGATCCCAGCAGTTGTAGTTGGGCTCTTATTAAGTGATTTATTTGATTCTATCTCTAAGACTGGTATCACCATTGGCTGGGAATTTATTTTTACCGGAATTATTTTATGGATTGCAGAGGGTGTGCGTCGCGGTGAAAAAACGTTACATTCTATCACATACGGAGATGCTTTATTTATCGGAACTTTCCAAGCTGCAGCTATCTTCCCTGCTGTTTCACGTTCTGGGTTAACTATTGCCGCAGGTCTGTTCAGAAAGCTAGATCGAGAAACCGCTGCCTACTTCTCCTTTCTACTTTCTATTCCTGCTATTGCTGGTGGAGTGGTTTTACAATTTGGAGAATTAGCATCTGGACAGGTTGAAAATATCAGTTTTAGCAGTCTTCTTGTTGCGACTATTGCTTCAGCTTTATTTGGATATATTGCCGTTGTTTGGATGATAAATTTTTTAAAGAAGCACTCCTTACGATTTTTTGCTGTGTATGTT containing:
- a CDS encoding patatin-like phospholipase family protein, which gives rise to MDGTGLVLEGGGMRGVYTAGVLESFLENGLSFPYVIGVSAGACNAASYLSQQKGRNKKVNLEYISDSRYLSLKNYIKNRELFGMDFIFHEIPSRLIPFDFESFYKNKTEFVIGTTDCASGEPVYFKKSDYGQEMLTVLKASSSLPFVSQEIFFKGRYLLDGGISDSIPLKKAKSDGYGKNVVVLTRNEGYTKKPSRFGFLVKQRYPQYPGLQRALTRRYQMYNDTINEIIQEEKKGNIMVIRPSSPIKVGRLERNATRLEELYLQGYEDGLSSIEAIMHL
- a CDS encoding DUF4870 domain-containing protein, which gives rise to MPTNEERTLAAAIYVISFFTVFIGPLLIWLIKKDSSSYIDYHGKEYMNFFISYSVYTFVSVILMMVLIGFLTIWVVGLAGFIFTIIGAIKAYEGTSYRIPLIFRLIR
- a CDS encoding undecaprenyl-diphosphate phosphatase: MSKLEAFVLGIIQGLTEFIPISSTGHLYLGRHLFGLDEAGIFLDTMLHIGTLLAVLVIYKNELITIIRNPFGKLSKLVIIGTIPAVVVGLLLSDLFDSISKTGITIGWEFIFTGIILWIAEGVRRGEKTLHSITYGDALFIGTFQAAAIFPAVSRSGLTIAAGLFRKLDRETAAYFSFLLSIPAIAGGVVLQFGELASGQVENISFSSLLVATIASALFGYIAVVWMINFLKKHSLRFFAVYVWILGLLIIILQLMGIF